CAGGTCCATGCTTGGAAAAATCCATGCACGTCCAAATCATATGCTGCCGATATCATTGCAGGGACACTTAATGATAGAAATGGTGCTGATTTTCTTATATATGGCACACGGAAACCACAATCTACATATGCATGTGATCATGCATCCCATACAATGGAGATACTCCACCTGATTTTTCAGAAACAAGTTACCGCAACTGCGAACATCCCGCATCATTGCATTTTCTCGTGCATTAAAAAACTGCTTTGGATAAGGTACTTGCAAAACCTCCAGACCTGTATGTTTGGATGCATCTCCTGTTACTTCCAATTTGTACGTTGAATCCTTATGTCCCGAAATGCTCCACTGAAGAAAGGTTTGGAAACATGAAGAAGCTACAATTTTTGCTGCCATTAACCAGGCCATATAGCTGCAGAGCACACCTAATGGGTGTATCGGCTTGACTCAGAAATTGCTATCTCAGCAGAAACCTAGCTGCAAGCAGTcaaccaagaagaagaagaaggaaaatacaAACCTGCAAGCTAGATCGTAGAAGGAAACTTAACAATGGTCATTACTCTGCTTCCATATGCATCCTCTCCTCTATTGGCATTGCTCCtgcaacccctaacaccctttttgATCTCCAACAGAAACATCCCTATGATTCTCCCCCCTCCATCCCTATCGATAACTTTACTGCTCCTGCATTATATGTGAATACCAGTGCTGTGCTTTCTGCACTGAAAAGTTTTCCTGAGGGAACATCCCGTGGGAGGGATGAACTTTCAGCCCAGCATATGTTAGATGAAATGAGTGGTACGGCTGCAGAAGTTGGTGAAGAACTTTTGGAATTTATTGCAAGATTCATTAATTTGTGGTTGTCAGGTATGTTCTCTCTGATCCTTGGTGACTTTATAGCTAGAGTACCTTTGACCCCTTTGCTTAAACATGGTGGGGGAATAAGACTTACAGATGTGGGCACTATTTGGAGACGGCTGTGCTCCACGGTTGAAGCTACGACTGTTTCGAAGGATATTACATCATATTTAAGTACATACCAATTTGGGGTTGGCATACCATGTGGAGGAGAAGGGATAACGCATTTAGCAAACAGGCTCTTTGAGATGAAGGGTTGTGATAATACCATGACAATGTCGCTCGTAGATTTTTCTAATGCATTCAACATAGTCGACATATTTACACTCATTCGAGAAGCAAGAGCTCATTGTACAAGCATTTCTAGATGGATTGAGTTTTGTTACTCTAAACCAGCCAGACTCTACTATAACGATTCTTCACTTTTATCTGCTCAAGGTGTGGAACAAGGTGACCCACTTGGTCCCCTATTATTTTCCTTAGCCTTACAACCAATAGCTGAGAAGATTGCGAATAAATGAACTTTAGACCTCCATGCCTGGTACTTGGACGACGGGACCATTGCTGGTGATACACTAGAAGTGTCCAAGGATCTAAAAATCATTCAAACGGACGGTCCACAAATTAAGAGGATTACACTTGAATGTTACCGAAACTGAATTTTTTTGGCATTCTCCTGATCCGAGAAAATATATAATTGATGTTTACAGACATTGGAAAACCATCCATTGGTGTGAAACTTTTAAGCGGTCCAGTCAGCATGGATATACATTTCTGCAAAGATATTCTTCAGGCCAGAGTCGACAAGACTTTGCAACTTATGGAAAAAGTTCGGAAGTTAAATAACCCGCAATGTGAGATACCACTGTTACGTTGCTGCAGCGGGGTGTCTAGGCTTTACTTCACGCTACGCGCCACCAACATGTTGGCTGCTACACACTATGAAAATCATCTCATGAAGTATCTGCGACATATTGTTGTTGGTGATGGTGCTGGATTTGGCTTGCTCCAACGATGCTTGGTCACACTGCTTACCAAATATGGGGGTTTGGGAGTGCATACAATGACAACTACATGCCATTACTGCTTTCTAGCTTCTTGCGCTCAAACTCAGTATCTACAACAAACTATCCTGAAACAATCATCAGTGACATAGAGTCTAATCACAGATTTCAGCACTCTTTGCATTCGTTCACCCAAGTTTGTGGGCTATCTAACTCCACTTTTAACATCAACGACGCTTCCCCTCAGTTTATGAAGTCATTGGAAGTTATTTACTTTGATGTTATTAAGGAGAAATTTCCTACCAACTTCTCTCTAACTGATCGTTACTTGACCTTGTGGTAAAGCAACAGAACAGTTCACTCTATGGACTTTCTAAAGGATATCCCTATCGGCGGGCTTAACCAATCTATTGGGCATAAACAATTTCGATCAGTGCTAATGTATCGGCTTGGCATACCACTTTTCAGGATGGATAGCGTGTGCGTCGGTTGTGACAAACCTATGTATGTTTTCGGAGATTATGCACTACATTGTGCGGCTAATGGGGAAAAAATTTCGACATGATTTGGTTAAGGATGTTTTAGAAGACATGTGCTACAAGGATGAAGTTGTTGCCCAGAAAGAAGTCTCATTGGGATTTTGTCCGTCGATGATCATGCTCTTCGTCCCGCTGATATTCTTGTTCATACCTGGGAGGATGGAAAGGATGTTTGCATGGATGTGACCGGTGTTTTACCGTTTACTTGCACAAAAATTCGCAACTTCACACCTGGTCATCCTATTTCTGCGGCTGTCAATCGTAAACGCAACAAATATTTAGAGAAGTGCTCGGCTCATGGTTATGGTATTTGGTGTTTTGGCTTTCTCGGCTTTAGATGAACTAGGAGAAGAAATGGTTTCCTTCCTCAAAAGATTCAGAAACTGAGTTGTTAATCGTGATGCAAATTATAAGATAGGTGGTTTTCTTTTTCATAGACTAGGAATTGTTATTTCAAAAAGGTGTCGgggcccagcttgtcgctcggcTACCCCCACCGACTTGTAAAGTTCTTTGTcctttttctttgtaataataaaatataataaaaatatgaaaaatagaAACCATTTCATAAAAAAGGGTAGCTAGCTCAGCTGGTTATCCGCGTTCCTCAAAGGTTGATGCATTCTAGGAGGTCTCGGGTTCGAGTCCCCGATGGCATAATATTGCAGTATTTGACATGGaatgtagagttagcttgcccctctTGTGACATAATCGTCCCCACTATCCGCTTCGTCTCCCTTggttggttcctcatgaggctcccTTGTTTGGTTATTCAGAAAGGTATTAGtgtccagcttgttgctaggctaccaactgCTCCTTTGTAATGCTTTCTCCTCTTTTATTAATAATATTGCACTCCTGTGGCTCCTTTTCTCAGCTGGTAAACCCCGTTCTTCAAAGgtgatgcgttccaggaggtctcaGGTTCGAGTCTTCGATGGCGTAACATTgaaggaattaacatggaaggtgttGTTAGCTTGCCCCCCCTTGTGCCACAATCTCGCCCTCCAGTCCGCCGTTTCGGCTTCCCTTGgtaaggttacccatgaggcccgctggtaggctagcacaacaacctgttcaattaatgtcgtagtatgtcgttggagcctacactagtggaaaacagaagttccgcgaccgtcaggaaaagtcatatatacgagttatacGACAATTTTCAACAGTCTCTGTTGGGGTCTCTGATAAAGCGTCTCTGTTTGGTACAACGCCTAACCGTGGGTCTCACAATAACGACTGATTTTAAGGGTAACAAGGTGCAGACCCACAGCCGTGAgtctcagatttaaattataataaaaaaaatatatcgatTCAGATTTGTTGAATCTGAATGGCTGAATCTGAATAATCTGACTGCatcaaagtcaagtcaagtcaaatggaactcaaatcaaagtcaagtcaaatgaAACTCAAGGAAAAGTCAATTCAAATGGAACTCAAATTAAACCCAAactaaaattcaaatttaaactcaAAAACTTGAGAATTCCACATACATTCATATTATCCATTGAGTTTCAAATTACACAAAAAAGATGAAATTCTGGTTCAAGACAATATATGTCCAAGCTAGCTAGCTAGTAAGTAAGTTCAAACTAATAGAAAATAAGCTAAAAGCAACATGTTAAACAACAAAACGATAAGCTCCTCAGATGACGATAAACTTATCCAATACTTCGTAAATGATATCAAGTAGAGCATCCATGTGATGTGTCCCTGGTTCACATACGACAAAGAACGTCGTTCctgcaaagaaaatcaacaacagcACCATGACTTCGTTCAGTTCAAAATACACGGTCACATAGTGGTATATAGATGAATAAATCCTAGACGGCAAGCTTAAGGCAAGACAACCAGCATTGCTGAAAGAAAAGTGCTCAAAGGGATGCTGCAAACTCATCTACAAGCTTTATCAGTGCATAAGATACTCATGCGACCTAAATTTAACAAGACCAGTTTTTAGTTCATTTGATTTTTGACGATTCAATATTCACTGAAGTACCAATGAGTTTTAAACTCGAGTAATGAGTATCATCAGTGCTAGACACTTTTCCAACTGTATTAAGAGGCATCTACATTCAAGTAACACACCAAGTTAAAGAATCGCACGGTAATGGGGGACACATCTCTAAGTAGTAAAACGTTACATGGTAGTACCTATGACTTGAATTTAAAACGCGTCTAGCATCTCAATTGACACCAACCAATTAAAAAGAATCTTAACCTGGTACAGgtttaacaaaaacaaaaatcctaaCCTAGTCCAAATTCAACAAAAAACCTTGCAATGACGAAGCTCCTTAAATCAACAATCTCTGTATTCTTTCTTTTAATGTTGGAAGCACGTGTGAGGTAATTTGAGAGATTAAACCTAGATCTAGGTCATGTAAACAACAGTTGGCTCATCAGTAGCAGGTATACAATCATGCAACAAGAGTGAAAACATAAATGAAGAAAGCAGGGAATTCAGGAAAAGAAAATCACTATAAGGGAATTACTTTTGTGGAATGCTTTTGGTATGCAAATACTAATTCACAGTGGAATAATGTTCAAGCTCGTATCAACAGCCAacaggttatatatatatatatatagtggaatATAACAGGTGCAGAATATAACCCAAGATTCGGCATGCTATCTGACCCAAATAAGtaccaaaatcaaatcacaaaggAGGTTCAGGGTATGTTGTCAACTCACATGTGCGCAAGGGGATCTACATGATTTCCACCAATGGAATTATAAGGTCTCGTGCAAGTTCATTCACGTGTATCCCTGTTTCTCACCCCCTGGAAAGATAACCAattatacaaaatgaaattaaaaagaaaataaaagagctAACATAACAAATATGGAATCTACTAGGAAGAGACATATGAAACCTTACCTGAGCTTCTTCATTCCAATACTCATCTTCTCCAACAACTGTAAAAATTGATGGAGCTTCATTTGCATTTGCAGTGAAGACAAATGGATCTTCCAAAGCATTCTTATTGGGGTCTGATCTTATTGGAGattccaaaaccaaattccagtgCTCCCTTGTCACATCTCTGCAGTAAAAAACTTGTCTAGCTTGAGAAGCATGGATGAATGGCTCGTCGACTTCTTTTGAGCTTCTCATAAACTTTCTGAAGTTGACAAACCTCAACTTTGTATCCGGATCCACATAGGATCCATGTACTTTGTCTTCGACTCGCACCCAATCACAGTAAAAAACAATTTCTGAGAAAACCATAATCCAGTTCAAGTATGTGTTGTAGAATGCCATAGTACGTAGTATCGTCATCGACCAAGTTAGTATCTCTGGAACTTGCTCTGAAGCTGGTGCAAGCATCCATGGTGACTCCACTATTTTGTGTAGTTAAATTTTTTTCGGCATCGGCTGTGTAAAAAAGATAGCCATTAACAAAATATGAGTTATACGAAATTGTAGCGAAGGTAGGACCAATTGCCAGCCTACGAAAATCTGTCATAGGAGTGCCTTCAAGTTGTTTCTGTAGCCATTCAATGTAGTCTGTAGGTTTTATCCTTCCCGTACGAGTTTGGTTCAAATTACGAACATATATCTCGTACTTCCTGTCAAACAACACAGAAAGTGACAAGTGATATAAGCATTAACTTACAAATCAGGAAACATAATCAAGTAGTACTACTCCCTTAACCTCGTTTCGAGTGAGCACACACAGATTTTAGAAGATGTCATATTGTAACAAAAATCAACTTAGATTTCAGCTTAAACTCATGTCATGATAACTAAAATGTTTCAACTGCACAGTTAAAAATAAAACAGTATGCTAAAGCTTGACGAGTGAACCTCATTAGAGTATAAACTGATTTTACAGCTATAAACAAAATGGAACTGCTAGTTTAAGACACTTTCAGTTGTAGCATGTGGGTAGTTAACTGCTGGTATAAGTTCATTAGATGTGATAAAGTAATAAACTAAGATCTATCACTGATCGTACATTCATGTCTTTGAACTTAAAATCCAATGCATAGTGTGATGAAATGATCTAAAAAGAAATCAACGTAGGCTTTACTTACTCTTCCCATTCAGTATTTTCATCTGAATGTCTCAATATCCACAAACGAACTTGTTCATGCTCTACGTTGGTCAATGAATGTGGCTTTCCTTGTGAATTAGGTGGGTATGGACCTTCATAAACATCACTGGGCATTGATATCTTTCCACGACACTTAAGAGACTTTCGCCTCTTTTCAGGAAGTATCTCGACGCAATGGCGCGCTCCTTCATTAATCTCATACTGTTTTGTAATAGAGCCTTCTACATAATTTTTGTTGCGACCAAGTACTTTGTAGTACCTCATCATCCTGCACATGTAGTTAGTAAACAAAGATATATAAGTTTCGCTAAGTTCAAAAAAGAATAAACTAAAGGGATCATAAGTAACTAAAGAATTGTTTATACCTCTCGTAAGGGTACATCCACCTAAACTGAACAGGCCCCAATTGATGTGCCTCTTCTGCCAAGTGTACGACAACATGAGTCATACTAACAAAAAAGCAGGCGGGAAATACATTTCAAACACACATAGTGACTCCACCACACGTTCGTGCATTATACGAAGCTCAGCACGATCAATAACCTTGGAAGTTAGTACTTTGAAAAACAACGATAAGTGTCGAACTGCCTCACGCAAAGGCTTATGTTCTTTGAAACAATGCATCATAAAAATAGGCATTAACCCCTGCATCAGAATATGATAATCGTGAGACTTCAAACCCTTCAATTGGAAGTCTTTCAAGCATACTTTCCGTTTCCAATTCGCACTGTAACCAATTGGAACTTTAAGTGTGCTAAGAGTTTTACAGATGACTTCCCTTTCTTCCTTAGACAAAGAATAAGGTGCATGAGGCATCTCTACTTTTCCATTCTCTTCCGTCAACCACAAGCAAGGCTTTAAGTTTAGCAGTTTTAAATCTTTACGCGCCAGTTTCCCATCCTTGTTCTTATCCTTATGGCTCATAAAAGTTCCAAACAAATTCTCCGTAAAATTCTTTTCTACATGCATGACATCCACATTGTGCCGGATTTGCATAAACTAATGAGATGATATTATGTTAGAAAGGAATTTCAAACAACACATATTGAATTGAATTTAAGTAACTGTTTCAGCACAAACAGAACAAACATAACTATAACTATGATGAGGCCTGTTTCTGAGAAATGGATTCATGGATGCATGCTGGTAGATATAAAGCTTCTAACAAGTAAAATTATGCCGAGCAAAACAAATATAACAAGTAAAGCTATGGAGAtcaaaatattatatatatatatataaataacaaCTGATGAGATGAGATGACATAAAGTTAGAAAGGAGGTTACCTTCCAATATGGTAGACAAAAAAGATCGATCTCTTCGACCACGGAGACTCACGTACGACCGGCCGCTTGACCAGCTTCCCAAACTCTTTATCTGCGGTTGCTGTCTTGTCGAATAATTCGGCACCACTCAAACGTCTTGGTGCACCCCTTGTCTCCTCAAATCCGTTGAACTCAGATGTTTTCAGTCTATAAGGGTGAAACCTATCTCTTAGAAACCTTCTATGACCCATATAAGCATACTTAGAACCCCATTTTAGCCTGAACGCCTCTGTATTTTCTCCACACACAGGACAACCAAATCTTCCAGAAGTTCGCAAACCAGAAACATGAGCATATGCGGGAAAGTCGTGTATGCACCACAATAACATTGCTTTCATTGTAAAGGAAGTCTTTGTATGCGCATCGTACGTTACTTTACCGACTGTCCATAAATCAATTAACTCGTCGATCAAGGGCTGCAAATAAACATCTATGTTGTGGTTAGGACCAAGTGGACCAGGAATCAGCAGTGTTAACATCGTAAAATCCTTTGACGTGCATTCAGATGGCGGAAGGTTATAACAAGTAAGCATAACAGGCCAAGTACTATGCGAGGTCATCATTCCAAAAGGGTTAAAACCATCAGTTGCTAGTCCCAGACGTACGTTTCGTTTCTCTTCAGCAAACTCAGGCCACTTCATGTCTATTGACTTCCATTGTGACGAATCCACCGGATGTCTCATATGTGTAGCACTTTCTTCAACCTTAGCATACCATGTCATCAGCTCAGCTATCCATGTTGTACCATACATACGCTGCAACCTTTCTGTAACTGGAAAATACCTCAGTCTCTTCACTGGAACCTTTTTAGTTGATGGATTACTCCCTTCGGGTGGTTTCTTCCATCTACTTTCACCACATTTAGGACACTTCTCTTCATTAGCATAGTCCTTGCGATAGAGAATACAATCATTAATGCAAGCATGGATGATATGGACCGGCAACTGAAATGGCTTAATCATGTCCTTTGCTTTACGACAATTAGATGGCAATGTGTTCCCATCTGGTAAAATAATTTTCAAATATCCAAATAATTCAGTCATGAAAACATCAGAACATTGATACCTTGCTTGCATACTAAGCAACTCAACTGTTGCTGATAGTTTTGTATGATCAGCATCACAACCTGGAAATAAGGGTTGGACTGCATCCTCCAACCTCTTCCTGCAATTCACATTAGCCTTATCTTGAGCAGCAGTACCAGCTTCAACAACAGTACCATCTTCAACAGCAGTACCGTCTTCAACAAGCAGTACCCGGATGGTCTTCAGGATTATCAATACCACCTACACGTCCTAGTGTCTCATTGAACAAGTCAAATATCCTCGGAAAAGATGCAGCAGCTCCATGATTCATAGCATTATTGGCAGGTAAAGAACGAGCTTGAACATTATTCACACGAGGTTGCTCTCCGTGATGGATCCATGTTCGGTATTGCCTGTCGAACCCATAATCAAGAATATCCCCATGTACATCATCTAGAGATTTTGGTAAACTGTTGTAATTCTTACACTTCATGCAAGGACAACGAAATTCTTTGATACCTTCACCAAGACTCTCTGTTGCAAATTGGATGAAATATTGAACACCTTGAATCCATGGAGGTGAACCCTTGCGTGCAAACATCCAGTCTTTATTTGGAGTAGTTAGATGTTGAGACATCTGAAAAACAAAGGATATACATATATAAATCAGAACCAACTCATTGAGGCAATTCAACAAACATATTCTGTAAACATTCAAATCTTATTCAAAATCCAAATCATAACTGGAAAGAACTCATCAAATCAAGCaattaacaaaaaacaaaagaaccAATATAAATGAAACCAGTATTACTCACATAAATCAATGGTACCCAAAGTCAGATACAATTACAAAAATCCACATACAAAAGTATGAAAGAAAGAACATCACTCATTGATTACAAGTACACTACTTACTTTGacctaatttaaaaaaaaacaaattcaataTCCAACTGAAACTGAAATCAATTAGgctaaaccctaacaaatttgAACTTAGAA
This genomic stretch from Papaver somniferum cultivar HN1 chromosome 5, ASM357369v1, whole genome shotgun sequence harbors:
- the LOC113280404 gene encoding uncharacterized protein LOC113280404, which translates into the protein MAGLSSNPSTSNANAQGMNGGGGYQTRSQGVILRNMRKRCVALGHIDRSRPLVNDEFHLVQIDEVCLESEALCDGDGTFKDVIIGQKILWPQHSMSQHLTTPNKDWMFARKGSPPWIQGVQYFIQFATESLGEGIKEFRCPCMKCKNYNSLPKSLDDVHGDILDYGFDRQYRTWIHHGEQPRVNNVQARSLPANNAMNHGAAASFPRIFDLFNETLGRVGDGTAVEDGTVVEAGTAAQDKANVNCRKRLEDAVQPLFPGCDADHTKLSATVELLSMQARYQCSDVFMTELFGYLKIILPDGNTLPSNCRKAKDMIKPFQLPVHIIHACINDCILYRKDYANEEKCPKCGESRWKKPPEGSNPSTKKVPVKRLRYFPVTERLQRMYGTTWIAELMTWYAKVEESATHMRHPVDSSQWKSIDMKWPEFAEEKRNVRLGLATDGFNPFGMMTSHSTWPVMLTCYNLPPSECTSKDFTMLTLLIPGPLGPNHNIDVYLQPLIDELIDLWTVGKVTYDAHTKTSFTMKAMLLWCIHDFPAYAHVSGLRTSGRFGCPVCGENTEAFRLKWGSKYAYMGHRRFLRDRFHPYRLKTSEFNGFEETRGAPRRLSGAELFDKTATADKEFGKLVKRPVVQKNFTENLFGTFMSHKDKNKDGKLARKDLKLLNLKPCLWLTEENGKVEMPHAPYSLSKEEREVICKTLSTLKVPIGYSANWKRKVCLKDFQLKGLKSHDYHILMQGLMPIFMMHCFKEHKPLREAVRHLSLFFKVLTSKVIDRAELQEAHQLGPVQFRWMYPYERMMRYYKVLGRNKNYVEGSITKQYEINEGARHCVEILPEKRRKSLKCRGKISMPSDVYEGPYPPNSQGKPHSLTNVEHEQVRLWILRHSDENTEWEEKYEIYVRNLNQTRTGRIKPTDYIEWLQKQLEGTPMTDFRRLAIGPTFATISYNSYFVNGYLFYTADAEKNLTTQNSGVTMDACTSFRAKIVFYCDWVRVEDKVHGSYVDPDTKLRFVNFRKFMRSSKEVDEPFIHASQARQVFYCRDVTREHWNLVLESPIRSDPNKNALEDPFVFTANANEAPSIFTVVGEDEYWNEEAQGMPLNTVGKVSSTDDTHYSSLKLIGTTFFVVCEPGTHHMDALLDIIYEVLDKFIVI